The proteins below are encoded in one region of Triticum aestivum cultivar Chinese Spring chromosome 1B, IWGSC CS RefSeq v2.1, whole genome shotgun sequence:
- the LOC123121406 gene encoding uncharacterized protein: MPAAAVPAPAPPAPSLDARTGGRVLRRAAALLLHPASLPPLLLAALLLLLFRSALFAGTLRLSSFADRDPALRSLLLRLSPPAQPSPPAPQHHLPRRRSPFTSSSSSLSDDDFLVGPFDPVSSAPSSRRNASYHNIFFTSFSTPKPYPVPLSQLLPSSVSPFLLAIHNETSSPKPASPRGGELRLLDLTRRDAAAIINLLALLSSAHVLAILGYITVHSIALGTVFASVAGRHLPERRRGFFLSGAAMGARRLTGFAFLRWATRDAVVQMLCLWFFADVHDQAQLFRLFVVAKLMPFSASANPWLAAAISGPELDGFFIAWALLDAVVSVLFTVVPWVVAMDRDPRPPGRNAVKEGCYLVSLMATDATLIKCWETVVCGSMGRLIMVTFGGKVLGGFLHSFAEVYFMVVWLMFYFAARCKESRLGGRQFGLEDVAAALN, encoded by the coding sequence ATGCCGGCAGCCGCCGTGCCCGCGCCCGCGCCACCGGCGCCGAGCCTGGACGCGCGTACGGGCGGCCGCGTCCTGCGCCGAGCGGCGGCGCTCCTCCTCCACCCGGCCTCGCTCCCGCCGCTCCTCCTcgcggcgctcctcctcctcctcttccggtCAGCCCTCTTTGCTGGCACGCTTCGCCTCTCCTCCTTCGCGGACCGCGATCCCGCCCTCCGCTCTCTCCTTCTCCGCCTCTCGCCTCCCGCCCAGCCCTCCCCGCCGGCTCCGCAGCACCACCTCCCCCGCCGCCGGTCCCCCTTCACTTCCTCCTCGTCCTCCCTCTCCGATGACGACTTCCTCGTCGGACCCTTCGACCCGGTCTCGTCCGCCCCCTCCAGCCGACGCAACGCCTCCTACCACAACATCTTCTTCACCTCCTTCTCCACCCCCAAACCCTACCCCGTACCCCTCTCCCAGCTGCTCCCCTCATCCGTTTCCCCCTTCCTCCTTGCCATCCACAACGAGACCTCCTCGCCGAAGCCTGCCTCGCCCCGGGGCGGTGAGCTCAGGCTGCTCGACCTGACCAGGCGCGACGCTGCGGCGATCATCAACCTCCTCGCTCTGCTCTCGTCTGCTCATGTGCTCGCGATCCTTGGGTACATCACTGTGCACTCCATAGCTCTCGGCACGGTGTTCGCTTCTGTAGCGGGGCGCCACCTGCCTGAACGGCGGCGAGGGTTCTTCCTTTCCGGTGCGGCAATGGGCGCTAGGAGGCTCACTGGGTTTGCATTCCTGCGGTGGGCAACTCGGGATGCGGTTGTGCAGATGCTCTGCCTCTGGTTCTTTGCAGACGTGCATGACCAGGCGCAGCTGTTCAGGCTCTTTGTGGTCGCCAAGCTCATGCCGTTTTCGGCATCTGCAAACCCATGGCTTGCGGCAGCCATTTCTGGCCCagagctcgatggcttcttcattGCGTGGGCTCTTCTTGATGCTGTTGTATCGGTGTTGTTCACGGTGGTGCCATGGGTGGTTGCAATGGATCGTGATCCGCGTCCACCTGGCCGCAATGCTGTGAAGGAAGGCTGCTATCTTGTGTCATTGATGGCAACCGATGCCACCTTGATCAAGTGCTGGGAGACAGTGGTGTGTGGCAGCATGGGGCGGCTCATTATGGTTACATTTGGTGGCAAAGTTCTTGGCGGGTTCCTCCACTCATTTGCAGAGGTGTACTTCATGGTGGTGTGGCTGATGTTCTACTTTGCAGCAAGGTGTAAGGAATCACGATTGGGTGGCCGTCAGTTTGGACTGGAGGATGTGGCAGCTGCTCTCAATTGA